A portion of the Methanobrevibacter boviskoreani JH1 genome contains these proteins:
- a CDS encoding tetratricopeptide repeat protein, with protein MSDFEEELSKAKEFYSNMEFHSALDIYKKLYNENPNNITVINNLVSTYIKIFDYNQAIKYANIYLDINPNNINVLFSKTVALINLKRFDEALEAIDRVIHIAPLDLNAYTFKYKILNALNMEEEKRVFFRDLKNFSPRTFTRLMIVLGFLKEQGDDITLREFDNMSEAKINKMSKEIVNDFSFLYEDIKNPFVEYRQNLFITILENLACKNPNLQEILDLMVDDDYEGALDEVNHQITVSFDDDECINEDMDLNKDSVYCKKNKNLLIFKSVILFNLNDEKDAFNIINNLLDIDNSSFEILSIRAIIQASLGNYNNASRSFKKALNINDENLDLWVLYIYSLVLNDNLDKAIEENEHALESIPDSDILKANLENIKNDMENDEVSD; from the coding sequence ATGTCTGATTTCGAGGAAGAGTTAAGTAAAGCAAAAGAGTTTTATTCTAATATGGAATTCCATTCTGCTTTGGATATTTATAAAAAGCTTTATAATGAGAATCCAAATAATATAACTGTTATTAACAATTTAGTTTCAACTTATATTAAAATTTTTGATTATAATCAAGCTATTAAATATGCTAATATCTATTTGGATATAAATCCGAATAATATAAATGTTTTGTTCTCAAAAACCGTGGCTTTGATTAATCTCAAACGTTTTGATGAGGCTTTGGAGGCAATTGATAGAGTTATACATATTGCACCTTTGGATTTAAATGCTTATACATTTAAATATAAGATATTGAATGCTTTGAATATGGAAGAGGAAAAAAGGGTTTTCTTTAGAGATTTAAAAAACTTCAGTCCACGTACTTTTACACGTTTGATGATTGTTTTAGGTTTTCTTAAGGAACAAGGTGATGATATTACTTTAAGGGAATTTGATAATATGTCTGAGGCTAAGATAAATAAAATGTCTAAAGAAATTGTAAATGATTTTTCCTTTTTATATGAGGATATCAAGAATCCTTTTGTGGAATATAGACAGAATTTATTTATCACAATTCTTGAAAACCTTGCCTGCAAAAATCCTAATCTTCAGGAAATTCTTGATTTAATGGTTGATGATGACTATGAAGGCGCATTAGATGAGGTTAATCATCAGATTACAGTTAGTTTTGATGATGATGAGTGTATAAATGAGGATATGGACTTAAATAAAGATAGTGTATACTGTAAAAAGAATAAAAATTTACTTATTTTTAAATCAGTAATATTATTCAATTTAAATGATGAGAAAGATGCGTTTAATATAATAAATAATCTTTTGGATATTGATAACAGTTCATTTGAGATTTTATCTATACGGGCTATAATACAAGCTAGTCTTGGAAATTATAATAATGCTTCCAGATCTTTTAAAAAAGCTTTAAATATAAATGATGAGAATCTTGATTTATGGGTATTATATATTTACTCACTTGTATTGAATGATAATTTGGATAAGGCAATTGAAGAAAATGAGCATGCATTAGAATCAATACCTGATAGCGATATTTTAAAAGCTAATCTTGAAAATATTAAAAATGATATGGAAAATGATGAGGTATCTGATTAA
- a CDS encoding tetratricopeptide repeat protein — translation MVDLKEDFNKANDLLTEGKLDESLKIFQDLYDKDYEKTDVLYNMINIYLQKQDFRNAGKHCDLYLQINPDDLQILSIKCSCLINIKKYNDGLDLTDKMLDLDPTNVQAYLMKLSIYESLNQVDEGTQLIENLKNNDRDTFSQLETICNAMFNEEDNPINHFSNNDLKLSNNEVNSFLYDLIRYDDENDEIKSILNMVSSDITNNNLDMGLSALDEILYKYPNNIPSLLFKSAILVNLNNYDDALENVNKVLALTKTDPSVWGMRGIVQLDLKNYNNAQRSFKKAIDLDDSIVEFWRYYAYSMIYSNKFDKVLEINEKALKLFPDNEDLKEDHEKILDELEKIDMDSFNKENMVFM, via the coding sequence ATGGTAGATTTAAAAGAAGATTTCAATAAAGCTAATGATTTATTAACTGAAGGTAAATTAGACGAATCTTTAAAAATATTTCAGGATTTATATGATAAGGATTATGAAAAAACAGATGTATTATATAATATGATTAATATTTACCTTCAAAAACAGGATTTTAGAAATGCTGGAAAACACTGTGATTTATATCTTCAGATTAATCCTGATGATTTACAGATATTGTCTATTAAATGTTCCTGTTTAATAAATATCAAAAAGTATAATGACGGTCTTGATTTAACGGATAAAATGTTGGACTTGGATCCAACAAATGTACAGGCTTATTTAATGAAACTATCTATATATGAATCATTAAATCAGGTAGATGAAGGAACTCAATTAATTGAAAATCTTAAAAATAATGATAGGGATACCTTCAGCCAATTGGAAACTATTTGTAATGCAATGTTTAATGAAGAGGACAATCCTATTAATCATTTTTCAAATAATGATTTAAAATTGAGTAATAATGAGGTTAATTCATTCTTATATGATTTGATTCGATATGATGATGAAAATGATGAGATTAAATCTATTTTAAACATGGTTTCAAGTGATATAACAAATAATAATTTGGATATGGGACTTTCAGCTTTGGATGAGATTCTATATAAATATCCTAATAATATTCCTTCCTTATTATTTAAGTCAGCTATTTTAGTTAATTTAAATAACTATGATGATGCTTTAGAAAATGTTAATAAAGTTCTAGCTTTAACTAAAACCGATCCGTCTGTATGGGGTATGAGAGGAATTGTTCAGCTTGATTTAAAAAACTATAATAATGCTCAAAGATCATTTAAAAAGGCAATTGATTTAGATGATTCCATTGTGGAATTCTGGAGATATTATGCATATTCAATGATTTATTCTAATAAATTTGATAAAGTTTTAGAAATAAATGAAAAGGCATTAAAGCTATTTCCAGATAATGAAGATTTAAAAGAGGATCATGAAAAAATCTTAGATGAACTTGAAAAAATAGATATGGATTCATTTAACAAGGAGAATATGGTATTCATGTAA
- a CDS encoding tetratricopeptide repeat protein produces MLNFNENLQKARKSYEDGEYDKALNQFINLYNEDCDKTQILPYIIFSYLYQGDFVGLVKYFEEYANLDISDEEIKNFLNTSFSIFNSLNINEFSLNVNKAQFLIKFEYFKPALKYLDNALAIKSKDVYVLNLKAFSLYNLGHFDDSLKLFSKVTRIDNLNYEAWKFKAQILYVDDEDEKAMKAFQKALSIDCSDIFVWREFISSCVFSGHLRKAIKECNNALKIFPNDLDLLLDKFDIYMHDENFKQAKIVADTVAREYPNIIDQYLAGENDKLNDDLISFVLEGKPYNDGDYIFESNFFDDLDDVGEDDFDLDFDDLDLNQIFFDFLKSAFIKSGDNTPIFSKEGKEININMNDIINLFLFDDTILNKEDKNNLLNILSKDNDLEVLDGNNQKIDDYIHEYEKNLQNLLENLDENSEEFEEIFKIKTIFDDCNFNIKDDLKRIIFKATVLFQYKKYLNAYAYLSEADKIAPKNIYIILLKSAILFYRGKYEDSLRYANMALIIDKYNYFGWVFKAFNHIYLEDMFNALQSFNVALSIDNKEKSLWRMYYLSVMYIGNMDLAIKLNHKALEIFPDDSQLWSDRSLIIKNFDKDNDDLKDDKVLDIDFNSKKDAIGEDINLSPQDYIDYDYFDNLVNIIFNKFTVKTS; encoded by the coding sequence ATGTTAAATTTTAATGAGAATCTTCAAAAAGCAAGGAAATCATATGAAGATGGAGAATATGATAAAGCTTTAAATCAATTTATTAATCTTTATAATGAAGATTGTGATAAAACTCAGATTTTACCTTATATTATTTTTTCTTATTTATATCAAGGAGACTTTGTTGGTCTTGTTAAATATTTTGAGGAATATGCTAATTTGGATATTTCAGATGAGGAGATTAAAAATTTTTTAAACACATCCTTCTCAATATTTAACAGTCTAAATATAAATGAATTTAGTTTAAATGTTAATAAGGCTCAGTTTTTAATCAAATTTGAATATTTTAAACCGGCTTTAAAATATTTGGATAATGCTTTAGCCATAAAATCAAAGGATGTTTATGTCTTAAACCTAAAAGCATTCTCATTATATAATTTGGGTCATTTTGATGATTCTTTAAAATTATTCTCAAAAGTCACTCGTATTGATAACTTAAATTATGAGGCATGGAAATTTAAAGCCCAGATTTTATATGTTGATGATGAGGATGAAAAGGCAATGAAAGCCTTTCAAAAAGCATTATCAATTGACTGTTCAGATATATTTGTATGGAGAGAATTTATATCCAGTTGTGTATTCTCAGGACATTTACGTAAAGCTATTAAAGAGTGTAATAATGCTTTAAAGATATTTCCAAATGATCTGGATCTACTTTTAGATAAGTTTGACATTTATATGCATGATGAGAATTTTAAACAGGCAAAGATTGTTGCTGATACTGTAGCCAGGGAATATCCCAATATAATTGACCAATATTTGGCAGGTGAAAATGATAAGTTAAATGATGATTTAATCAGTTTTGTTCTTGAAGGTAAACCATATAATGATGGAGATTATATTTTTGAAAGTAATTTCTTTGATGATTTAGATGATGTCGGGGAGGATGATTTTGATTTGGATTTTGATGATTTGGATTTAAATCAAATTTTCTTTGACTTTTTAAAATCTGCATTCATTAAGTCTGGAGACAATACTCCAATATTTTCAAAAGAGGGTAAGGAAATTAATATAAATATGAATGACATAATTAATCTATTCCTATTTGATGATACGATATTAAATAAAGAAGATAAGAATAATCTGTTGAATATACTATCTAAGGATAATGATCTTGAAGTACTTGACGGGAACAATCAAAAGATAGATGACTATATACATGAATATGAAAAAAACCTTCAAAATTTACTTGAAAATCTGGATGAAAACTCAGAGGAATTTGAGGAGATATTTAAGATCAAAACAATCTTTGATGATTGTAACTTCAATATTAAAGATGATTTAAAGAGGATTATATTTAAAGCCACGGTTCTATTTCAATATAAAAAATATCTGAATGCATACGCTTATCTATCTGAGGCAGATAAGATCGCTCCTAAAAACATTTATATTATACTTTTAAAATCTGCAATTCTTTTCTATCGGGGGAAATATGAGGATAGCCTAAGATATGCAAATATGGCTTTGATTATTGATAAATATAATTACTTTGGATGGGTTTTTAAGGCATTTAACCATATTTATCTGGAGGATATGTTTAATGCATTACAATCATTTAATGTGGCTTTATCAATAGATAATAAGGAAAAATCTTTATGGAGGATGTATTATCTATCAGTAATGTATATTGGCAACATGGATTTGGCTATCAAATTAAATCATAAAGCTTTGGAGATATTTCCAGATGATTCTCAACTATGGTCTGATAGATCATTAATAATTAAAAACTTTGATAAAGATAATGATGATTTAAAAGATGATAAAGTATTAGATATTGATTTTAACTCTAAAAAGGATGCTATAGGTGAAGATATTAATCTAAGTCCTCAGGACTATATTGATTATGATTATTTTGATAATTTGGTAAATATAATCTTCAATAAATTCACTGTTAAAACTAGTTAA
- a CDS encoding tetratricopeptide repeat protein: MPRMEKFFKNPNDFYIMEDYDTTVQHYNQLFLDADFDRANDLYNKSEYDAAIRLYKQLLQRDYNPLKVFPNLINSYLYKQDFEKVIYYLNKYATLKPMDRKSVDALLENILVELPKLSKNQYYLYINKAVVLIQFKHFDDAIKCLDKAIKLNPEDIYPVQLKAILLFDNGDMENSLKLFNKIININERNYVGLKYLGYISLEMDNVKEAIGYFKQALSVNNKDPEIWRQYYFAIAYSGNLNKALEVNNDGLKIFPDNEILWYDRFQLFDSIGDRGNAKDCLKRIEEINPDLFKE, translated from the coding sequence ATGCCAAGAATGGAAAAGTTTTTTAAAAATCCTAATGATTTCTATATAATGGAAGATTATGATACAACAGTTCAACATTATAATCAATTATTTTTAGATGCTGATTTTGACAGGGCAAATGATTTATATAATAAAAGCGAATATGATGCAGCTATTAGATTATATAAACAATTGCTTCAAAGGGATTATAATCCCTTAAAGGTATTTCCAAATTTAATAAATTCTTATTTATATAAACAGGATTTTGAAAAGGTTATTTACTATTTAAATAAGTATGCTACTTTAAAACCGATGGACAGAAAAAGTGTTGATGCATTACTTGAAAATATTTTAGTTGAACTTCCAAAACTATCTAAGAATCAATATTATTTATATATAAACAAGGCAGTTGTTCTTATTCAATTTAAACATTTTGATGATGCAATTAAATGTTTAGATAAAGCTATAAAATTAAATCCAGAGGATATTTATCCTGTTCAACTTAAAGCCATACTTCTTTTTGATAATGGGGATATGGAAAACTCTTTAAAATTATTCAATAAAATAATTAATATTAATGAAAGAAACTATGTTGGACTAAAATATTTAGGTTATATTTCCCTTGAAATGGACAATGTTAAAGAGGCTATTGGCTATTTTAAACAAGCATTATCAGTTAATAATAAAGATCCTGAAATATGGAGACAATATTACTTTGCAATCGCATATTCAGGAAATCTAAATAAGGCCCTTGAAGTTAATAATGACGGATTAAAAATATTTCCAGATAATGAAATCTTATGGTATGATAGATTTCAATTGTTTGATAGCATTGGTGATCGGGGTAATGCTAAGGATTGCTTAAAAAGAATTGAAGAGATTAATCCTGACTTGTTTAAAGAATAA